The DNA window GACCGCATAAGTATGATTTAATCTTGCTTGACCTACGTTTGAAAGAGGAAAAAGAAGGGCTCGATCTGTTGGATTATATAATGGAAGAGGATAGCACAACGGCTGTAATAGTAATGTCAGGGTATGGTGATATCGCAACGGCGGTGACAGCATTAAAAAAGGGAGCCAGGACATTTATAGAAAAAAGAATATCACCCAACGAATTAAAATTAACAATTCAACACACCATAAGAGAAGCCTTGACAGAGAGAAAAATTAAGAATTTAGAATCTAAAATTGGAAAAGAAGAGTTAATAGGTGAGGACCCCCAAATACATCAAATAAGAAAAACAATAGACCTTGTTGCTCAGGATGGGGAAACCACGGTTTTGATAAGAGGTGAAACCGGCACAGGCAAGGAACTTGTAGCACGGGCGATACATAAATCAGGGATAAGAAAAGACGGACCGTTTATAAGCGTGGCCCTTACGGATATGAACACAGAGACCATCATATCAGAAATATTCGGCCACGAAAAGGGAGCTTTTACCGGAGCCACCGACAAACACCTGGGATATTTTGAGCAGGCCCACAAAGGCATGTTGTTTATAGATGAAATAGGGGAACTTCCTTTAGATTTGCAGGTGAAACTGCTCAGGGTAATGGATAATAAAAAGTTCAGAAGAATGGGAGGCACAAAAGAAATTGAGGTAGATGTACAAGTCATAACCGCAACAAATCAACCATTAGAGGAATTGATAAAAGAGCAAAAATTCAGGAAGGATTTCTATTACAGGCTAAATGTATTTGAGATAGTTTTACCTCCGTTGCGTCAAAGGCCTAACGATATTACATTGTTAGCTAACTATTTCTTACACCTGCTTTATGGCAAGGGTAGAACAACTGCAAATAGTTTTTCTGAAACAGCCGTTAACTTAATGTTAAATCATAAATGGTTAGGTAATGTGAGAGAATTAAAGGCTGTTGTTGAGAGTGCTGCTATAAGATGTAAACTTGAGGCTGCTAAGCAGATAACTATAAGGCACTTATCTCAATTTTTAATAAATTATGAAAACAGTGTAGGTCAAGAGAGTAATGATGACGTTATCAGGGTCTCAGCCGAAAAGGAAATAGAATTAATCGAAAGAGCATTAAAAAAATCTGTATGGAAAAAAACATTGGCATCAGAATTGCTTTATAATGATAGATTTAAATTGACCAGGAGAGTAAAGAAGTTTTTGCAGGATTATCCTGATATTCTTGACAGATTTCCAGAGGTGAAAAAGATGTTTTTAAAAAATAATACTCTGATTTAGCTGACACTATTATATTAAATTTGTGCAATGTAATTTTTGTACAGGATTTACAGGTTATACCAAGTTGCTAGTCAGAAGTAAACACAGGCGGCTGGGAGCAAGCGACGCCTCCCCTTACAGGGGATTCACCTTTAGGGGAGAGTACGCCCCGGAGCTTGTGACAAAGCCAACGAAGTTAGACGATTGAATACAACTTGATATTACAGTTTATGTGCAAATATTTCACATTGTAGTGTATATTAATCTATAAACAAAAGCATGTAACGCAAGAGCCTTCAATATAATCATGTTTTATATCATATGGCATAAAATTTGCGATACAATCTATGAGAGATATTTAGTTAAAAATTTTTAGCTATGCCGAAAGAACGGTATAAAGGTACTAACGTAAGAAGTGTTAAGTTCGCCTACTTAATGATTCAGCTACATTTGATTATATTTTTAATTATTGTAATAAAGGGTTGGAGTTTCCGAGGTGTTGTACACAAAATGGAGGGAGTAAAAATGACAAAAAACAATACGGTTTTGTTAAATGTCTTTTCATTTTTCTGTGTGTCATATGAACTCACCACCCAACCTGATTTATTTTGCAATCTTTGCAATCTTTGGTTCAAAGGAAAATTGGAAACTAAAAACAAGTGAGGTCTTTGTAATGGACAGTTCTTCCAATAGAGTTTCTAATTCAAACACTATACCTTTGTGCGGAGAGTGCCACCAACATTGGAGGAATAGTAAAGAACTTATACAAAAAATAATTTCAGCAACCACCACACCGGCTTATATTTATTCAGAAGAACTTATAAACAGAAGAATTAAATGTATCAAAAAACAAGTAATGAATACGCCTGAAGTTAAAAACAATGAGATTAAAATATTTTTTTCACTTCTTAGCAATTCAAATCCTTATATACTAAAAAGCATACGTAATAGTGGTATTGACGGATTTGTTGTTACATCTCAGGGTGAGTATTACTGTGCAACACAAGCAGGAGCAAAAAATCATGAGATGATACTTTCTTTTATTGGTTTAACAGAAGATGATTTAGACATTTTTGATAGAAACTTTAGAGCTGTTTCTGATGATGAGTATCCTATAATAATGGTTAACAGCATTAATCAGGCTAAGTTAATTACTGAAAACACTGCAAAGTTAACTACTGAGGGCATTATAAAATATCCATGGCTAAGTAAAATCAAATATGGCTTTCGAATAAAATTAAACGATGATCTGTTGCCAAACAAGATAAATACAGATAACTTTGCAGATTATTTAGGCCAATCATCCAGAATGGGAATTCCTGAAGAAAACTTTGAAACAGTTTTCAAATTATTTAAAGATAAAAAGATAGAAAAAAGAATAAAAGGAATATACACATATATTGGAGCAAATATAACTTCTAAGGAAGAAAACACATATTTCTCGGTTATTAAAAGATTGTTTGAAGTTTTAGCAGAGTATGAAAATGAACATCAGATTAGCTTTGATTTTATAAATATTGGAGGCGGCTTTGGAATTCCTTATGATCACAAAGGAGTCAGGGAATTTGATTTTAAAAAATTGAGTAGCAAATTAACCGCTTTACTATCAAAGACCCGGAGCAATAAAAGTGTTTACATTGAACCCGGAGCGTATATTATAGCGCCATCCGCCGTATTAGTAACAAAAATAATTGATAAAAAAGACGAAAAGAATAATCACTTTTTAGTAACAGATACCAGCTATAGTGTTTTTGCCAGGCCGTTTATATACAAAGATAAGGCAAAACATAAAGTTATAATAATTCCCGGCGGTGCACACACATCAAAAGGAACATATTTCAAAAAGACTAGTAAAATACATATTGTGGGTTGCAGTATGGCTGTAAGTGATTTTATCAGGAAAAATATGAATTCGCAGGATTTTGAGTATCTGGATGAGGATACAAATGTTGATGATATTCTGCTAATAATGGATGCAGGGGCTTATGGTTATACCATGTCATCAAATTATGGCGGTTTTGTAAAACCAGCTGAGGTTTTAATAAGCAAAGACGGAAAGATTGAGTTAA is part of the Nitrospirae bacterium YQR-1 genome and encodes:
- a CDS encoding sigma-54 dependent transcriptional regulator — its product is MDVQNPNILIVDDDKEYALGLKKQLGDIGAIDVVHTKNEFGKKFRPHKYDLILLDLRLKEEKEGLDLLDYIMEEDSTTAVIVMSGYGDIATAVTALKKGARTFIEKRISPNELKLTIQHTIREALTERKIKNLESKIGKEELIGEDPQIHQIRKTIDLVAQDGETTVLIRGETGTGKELVARAIHKSGIRKDGPFISVALTDMNTETIISEIFGHEKGAFTGATDKHLGYFEQAHKGMLFIDEIGELPLDLQVKLLRVMDNKKFRRMGGTKEIEVDVQVITATNQPLEELIKEQKFRKDFYYRLNVFEIVLPPLRQRPNDITLLANYFLHLLYGKGRTTANSFSETAVNLMLNHKWLGNVRELKAVVESAAIRCKLEAAKQITIRHLSQFLINYENSVGQESNDDVIRVSAEKEIELIERALKKSVWKKTLASELLYNDRFKLTRRVKKFLQDYPDILDRFPEVKKMFLKNNTLI